The following coding sequences lie in one Natrinema sp. DC36 genomic window:
- a CDS encoding acyl-CoA dehydrogenase family protein has translation MNFESTDERSMIRSTAEAVAAEYGPEYWREKEEEGEFAQGFWDELAEAGFHGLLVPEEYDGAGMGMQEMGLAMETLCAEGCGMAGTWYLVLTGGMAAVGIRENGTEAQKERYLSDIATGERNFSIGITEPEAGTNTLNVATRAEKDGDEYVLNGNKAWITFADRADNMILVTRTTPRDEVDRGTDGISLFIVDMDDPGIDVSPIPKHGINYSKSCEVFIKDVRVPEENLLGGEDEGWWALVDMLNPERIGFAAAGTGIGKLAADTAIEYANDREVFGAPVGSHQAVSFPIAQAYARMETAALMREKAAWLYDHGKDCGYETNVAKATAVSAGIEAVKQSMQAFGGWGYATEYDVERWWREINLTRLAPVSQQMAYNHISQQLGFPKSY, from the coding sequence ATGAATTTCGAGTCTACCGACGAACGTTCGATGATCCGGTCGACCGCGGAAGCGGTCGCGGCCGAATACGGGCCGGAGTACTGGCGAGAGAAAGAAGAAGAGGGCGAATTCGCCCAGGGGTTCTGGGACGAACTCGCGGAGGCCGGCTTTCACGGACTGTTGGTCCCGGAGGAGTACGATGGCGCCGGCATGGGCATGCAGGAGATGGGCTTAGCGATGGAAACGCTCTGTGCCGAAGGCTGTGGCATGGCCGGGACCTGGTATCTGGTTCTCACCGGGGGCATGGCCGCCGTCGGCATCCGCGAGAACGGCACCGAGGCCCAGAAGGAGCGGTACCTGTCCGACATCGCCACCGGTGAGCGAAACTTTTCGATCGGCATCACCGAGCCCGAAGCGGGAACGAACACGCTGAACGTCGCCACGCGCGCCGAGAAGGACGGTGACGAGTACGTTCTCAACGGGAACAAGGCGTGGATCACCTTCGCCGATCGAGCGGACAATATGATCCTCGTCACACGGACGACCCCGCGCGATGAGGTCGACCGTGGCACCGACGGTATCAGCCTGTTCATCGTCGATATGGACGATCCCGGGATCGACGTCTCTCCGATCCCCAAACACGGCATCAATTATTCGAAGTCCTGCGAAGTGTTCATCAAGGACGTTCGCGTGCCCGAAGAGAACCTGCTCGGGGGAGAAGACGAAGGCTGGTGGGCACTCGTCGACATGTTGAACCCCGAGCGCATCGGCTTCGCCGCGGCCGGAACGGGGATCGGAAAACTGGCCGCCGATACCGCTATCGAATATGCCAACGACCGCGAGGTGTTCGGTGCCCCGGTCGGAAGCCACCAGGCCGTCTCGTTCCCCATCGCGCAGGCCTACGCACGGATGGAAACGGCTGCGCTCATGCGCGAGAAAGCCGCCTGGCTCTACGATCACGGGAAGGACTGTGGCTACGAGACCAACGTCGCGAAAGCGACGGCCGTCAGCGCCGGGATCGAAGCGGTCAAGCAGTCGATGCAGGCCTTCGGCGGCTGGGGCTACGCGACGGAGTACGACGTCGAGCGCTGGTGGCGTGAGATCAACCTCACGCGCCTGGCGCCGGTCTCCCAGCAGATGGCGTACAACCACATCAGCCAGCAACTCGGTTTCCCCAAGTCCTACTGA
- a CDS encoding AMP-binding protein, whose amino-acid sequence MVSSHNLSDYEAEREQFSWEDIYAEADWDAPGELNIAYEVADRHATDREKVALYQVDTDGELTKLTFWELADRSSQFANVLEDLGVEQGDRVFSYMPRIPEHYVALIGTLKRGAVWGSVNERFGPDGISYRLDDCEAKVVVTTTDNRDTVEDALDDAPSVEHVITVDRGGGAPTDDVMFNTALDGARTAYDAAETGGEDDALLYYTSGTTGLAKGVLHKQRWVAGVAATQKYAVDLQPGDLYWSTGDLGWLTGAINTLGAWFWGASLFTYEGEFDPKEWADLLDEYPITVLFSVPTAYRMLREKEEVLADVDLDLRHALSIGEPLSAGVVEWGEDELGVTILDTYGQTETGNMIINNYPTMELRPGSMGKPLPGIEADIVDPETGEVLEPGETGEIAQRGDYPCFFAEYWQKPEKTASCFVDGSDGEWYLSGDLAHKDEDGYFWFEGRADDVILSSGYRIGPFEVESSLGEHEAVAEAAVVPKSHQERGNIVKAYIVPSEGATPSEDLKEDIRNHVRDELSAHEYPREIEFREELPKTVTGKIRRTELRDDAEEEAEASP is encoded by the coding sequence ATGGTATCCAGCCACAACCTGTCCGACTACGAGGCTGAACGGGAGCAGTTCTCGTGGGAAGACATCTACGCGGAAGCCGACTGGGACGCACCGGGGGAACTCAACATCGCATACGAGGTCGCGGACCGACACGCTACTGACCGTGAGAAGGTCGCGCTCTACCAGGTCGATACCGACGGGGAGCTCACAAAGCTGACGTTCTGGGAGCTGGCAGACCGCTCGAGCCAGTTCGCGAACGTCCTCGAGGATCTGGGAGTCGAGCAGGGCGACCGCGTGTTCTCGTACATGCCACGGATTCCGGAACACTACGTGGCGCTGATCGGGACGCTCAAGCGGGGCGCCGTCTGGGGAAGCGTCAACGAGCGCTTCGGTCCGGACGGCATTTCCTACCGACTCGATGACTGTGAGGCGAAAGTCGTCGTGACGACGACCGACAACCGCGACACCGTCGAAGACGCGCTCGACGACGCGCCATCGGTCGAACACGTCATCACCGTCGATCGCGGCGGCGGTGCGCCAACCGACGACGTCATGTTCAATACGGCGCTCGACGGCGCGAGAACGGCGTACGACGCCGCTGAGACCGGCGGCGAGGACGACGCCTTGCTGTACTACACGTCGGGGACGACCGGCCTGGCGAAAGGCGTCCTTCACAAACAGCGCTGGGTGGCCGGCGTCGCCGCGACCCAGAAGTACGCCGTTGACCTCCAACCCGGTGACCTCTACTGGAGTACCGGCGACCTGGGCTGGCTGACGGGCGCGATCAACACGCTCGGAGCCTGGTTCTGGGGGGCCTCGCTGTTCACGTACGAAGGCGAGTTCGACCCGAAGGAGTGGGCCGACCTGCTCGACGAGTACCCGATCACCGTCCTGTTCTCGGTCCCGACGGCGTACCGGATGCTGCGGGAGAAAGAGGAGGTTCTGGCGGACGTCGACCTCGACCTACGCCACGCCCTCTCGATCGGCGAGCCGCTCAGTGCCGGCGTCGTCGAGTGGGGCGAGGACGAACTCGGCGTCACCATCCTCGACACGTACGGCCAGACGGAGACGGGCAACATGATCATCAACAACTACCCGACGATGGAGCTCCGACCTGGCTCGATGGGCAAGCCGCTTCCCGGAATCGAGGCCGACATCGTCGACCCCGAAACCGGCGAAGTGCTCGAGCCCGGCGAGACGGGTGAGATCGCCCAGCGGGGAGACTATCCCTGTTTCTTCGCCGAATACTGGCAGAAGCCCGAAAAGACTGCGTCGTGTTTCGTCGACGGGTCCGACGGTGAGTGGTACCTCTCGGGTGACCTCGCCCACAAAGACGAGGACGGCTACTTCTGGTTCGAGGGGCGAGCCGACGACGTCATTCTCTCGTCGGGCTACCGGATCGGCCCGTTCGAGGTCGAGAGTTCGCTGGGTGAACACGAGGCTGTCGCCGAGGCGGCCGTCGTGCCCAAGTCCCACCAGGAGCGGGGCAACATCGTGAAGGCCTACATCGTGCCCAGCGAGGGCGCGACACCCTCCGAGGATCTCAAGGAGGACATCAGGAATCACGTGCGCGACGAGTTGTCGGCCCACGAGTACCCCCGCGAAATCGAGTTCCGCGAGGAACTTCCCAAGACGGTCACCGGGAAGATTCGTCGCACCGAACTGCGGGACGATGCAGAGGAAGAGGCCGAGGCGTCGCCGTAA
- a CDS encoding UbiD family decarboxylase domain-containing protein — MIPFAQYLRGLASDGDLITIDESADVPPDVVAAEALRASGPAIRYRRADSVDLASGTFSGPDQMQRRESKPWSRLALGFGLNPDASFVTVLDTIMGLGPSGGDANPTYAGQTASRTVDNVQDLNLPRGTEDVWPSLTLGVASVSSSEGSHWAPIHGSVISDDKLRVRTPAALSSLLDDDGTLSIALGVPPAAVATAYLLAVTGCVDVPVQACGVADDVPLVPTNGGLVPSATEIVVETTVADRHPDFQSDRREAWEHGVASTPLSLSVERVIATDDPVIPFSPVGRPLADDLQLTGLATAAMLYRRVNDYWGISPIEWVLLPAEAELGICFVATNILYAGFEWQLANLLFTFSSLFDTVIIVDEGVSPHDFGRVLGDIWVKAHPSRDWIFSEPSAPAAKRPRYRRDGTTGARLYVNAAWDPRWEDSYIAPRVSFERSFPVSVRDAARKTWNDRHDAAAGNGD; from the coding sequence ATGATCCCGTTCGCACAGTACCTGCGAGGGCTGGCGAGCGACGGTGATCTGATAACCATCGACGAGTCCGCCGACGTACCTCCGGACGTCGTCGCGGCGGAAGCCCTTCGTGCGAGCGGGCCGGCAATCCGATACCGACGAGCCGACAGCGTCGATCTCGCAAGCGGGACGTTCAGCGGCCCGGATCAGATGCAACGCCGGGAATCGAAGCCGTGGTCGCGGTTGGCGCTGGGCTTCGGCCTGAATCCCGATGCATCGTTCGTCACCGTACTCGATACGATTATGGGACTCGGCCCGTCCGGCGGCGACGCGAACCCGACGTACGCCGGACAGACAGCGTCGCGAACCGTCGATAACGTCCAGGATCTGAACCTGCCGCGGGGAACCGAAGACGTCTGGCCTTCGTTGACGTTGGGCGTCGCGTCGGTATCGTCATCGGAGGGGTCACACTGGGCACCGATCCACGGCTCCGTCATCAGCGACGATAAGCTCCGCGTGCGCACGCCGGCCGCGCTGTCGTCGCTGCTGGACGACGACGGAACGCTCTCGATCGCGCTCGGCGTGCCGCCGGCGGCCGTCGCGACCGCCTACCTGCTCGCCGTGACGGGGTGTGTCGACGTGCCGGTGCAGGCCTGCGGCGTCGCGGACGATGTCCCGTTGGTTCCGACGAACGGCGGCCTCGTTCCGAGTGCGACGGAGATAGTCGTCGAGACGACGGTCGCGGATCGGCACCCCGACTTCCAGTCGGATCGGCGCGAAGCGTGGGAACACGGCGTCGCGAGCACGCCGCTTTCCCTCTCCGTCGAGCGGGTGATCGCGACCGATGATCCGGTGATCCCGTTCTCGCCCGTCGGACGACCGCTTGCGGACGACCTGCAACTCACGGGACTGGCGACGGCGGCGATGTTGTACCGTCGCGTCAACGATTACTGGGGCATCTCACCCATCGAGTGGGTTCTGTTGCCGGCCGAGGCCGAACTCGGGATCTGCTTCGTCGCTACGAATATCCTCTACGCCGGCTTCGAATGGCAGCTCGCTAACCTCCTCTTTACGTTCTCGTCGCTGTTCGATACCGTCATCATCGTCGACGAGGGCGTCTCGCCGCACGATTTCGGACGCGTTCTCGGCGATATCTGGGTGAAGGCCCATCCGTCTCGGGACTGGATTTTCAGCGAGCCGTCCGCGCCAGCAGCGAAACGGCCACGGTACCGTCGGGATGGAACGACTGGCGCCCGGCTGTACGTGAACGCGGCTTGGGACCCCCGTTGGGAGGATTCCTACATCGCCCCGCGGGTCTCGTTCGAACGGTCGTTTCCGGTGTCTGTTCGCGACGCCGCCCGGAAGACGTGGAACGACCGTCACGATGCGGCGGCCGGAAACGGTGACTGA
- a CDS encoding UbiD family decarboxylase has product MSADSFREYLRLLEDEDALVSFAELVSWDLEASAVTTLANRTDGEVPIFESVEETTIDAALVGDPYRGPRCRPWEHLARVFELPAGLSGAEYYEAVIDRLRSPREPQIVDRDAAPCKDVVHTGTDVDLLSIPWPYIHRGDGGRYSNLHTVVGPDPKTRWGHWSSHRMMIHDDDLASLLFLAGEQAPNLYYYEYEPREEPMPVAVVLGTEPAVQCSTEMWIPTGRSEAAFAGGLKDGPVDLVSCETNDLYVPATAELVLEGRVLPNERLDEGPFGDYFGYMNGPRRSMPVFAVDAITRRGEPRVPFCVEGTGVGYGQNSSSTLQTAAAGPDATLGLQAAGFDVALAVPWRFTSQTVWVIATDRPYPGYLHELANFIFTTWGMLHIDFFVFVDADVDPLDPRAVLTAIALEADPDADFHQFGVERMPKVPLNIYQTPDEKGSADVGTSKAKTAKAYIDATSDRPAGDSAGDEELRRRAQELLVNAGVSSEAFDLLEWGGYGAR; this is encoded by the coding sequence ATGTCGGCCGATTCATTTCGGGAGTATCTCCGACTTCTCGAGGACGAGGACGCCCTCGTTTCGTTCGCCGAGTTGGTGTCGTGGGACCTCGAGGCGAGCGCGGTCACGACCCTCGCTAACCGGACTGACGGTGAGGTCCCGATCTTCGAGTCGGTCGAAGAAACGACGATCGACGCGGCGCTCGTTGGCGATCCGTACCGCGGTCCGCGATGTCGGCCGTGGGAACACCTCGCCCGGGTGTTCGAACTGCCGGCTGGCCTGTCCGGAGCGGAGTACTACGAAGCGGTCATCGACCGGCTCCGATCGCCCCGCGAGCCGCAGATAGTCGACCGGGACGCGGCCCCCTGCAAGGATGTCGTCCACACCGGGACGGATGTCGACCTCCTGTCGATTCCCTGGCCGTACATCCACCGGGGCGACGGCGGGCGGTACTCGAACCTCCACACCGTCGTCGGACCGGACCCGAAGACCCGGTGGGGCCACTGGTCGAGCCACCGAATGATGATCCACGACGACGACCTCGCGAGCCTCCTCTTTCTGGCGGGCGAGCAGGCTCCGAACCTGTACTATTACGAGTACGAACCGCGCGAGGAGCCGATGCCGGTCGCGGTCGTCCTCGGTACCGAACCGGCCGTCCAGTGCAGTACGGAGATGTGGATTCCGACCGGCCGAAGCGAGGCTGCCTTCGCGGGCGGACTGAAAGACGGTCCGGTCGACCTCGTCTCGTGCGAGACGAACGACCTCTACGTCCCAGCGACGGCTGAGCTGGTGCTCGAGGGCCGCGTGCTCCCGAACGAGCGGCTCGACGAGGGGCCGTTCGGCGATTACTTCGGCTATATGAACGGCCCGCGACGGTCCATGCCCGTGTTCGCGGTCGACGCGATAACCCGTCGAGGCGAACCGCGAGTACCGTTTTGCGTCGAGGGAACCGGCGTCGGCTACGGCCAGAACTCGAGCAGCACGCTCCAGACGGCCGCGGCCGGCCCCGACGCGACCCTCGGCCTGCAGGCGGCCGGCTTCGACGTCGCGCTGGCCGTCCCGTGGCGGTTTACCTCCCAGACCGTCTGGGTCATCGCAACGGATCGCCCGTATCCGGGCTACCTCCACGAACTGGCGAACTTCATCTTCACCACCTGGGGGATGCTCCACATCGATTTCTTCGTATTCGTCGACGCCGATGTCGACCCGCTCGACCCGCGCGCCGTGCTGACTGCGATCGCGCTCGAGGCCGACCCGGACGCTGACTTCCACCAGTTCGGCGTCGAGCGCATGCCGAAGGTGCCGCTCAACATCTACCAGACACCCGACGAGAAGGGCAGTGCCGATGTCGGCACCTCGAAAGCCAAGACCGCAAAAGCATACATCGACGCCACCAGTGATCGTCCAGCGGGGGACAGTGCCGGAGACGAAGAACTGCGAAGGCGAGCACAGGAACTCCTCGTCAATGCGGGCGTCTCGTCGGAGGCGTTCGATCTCCTCGAGTGGGGAGGTTATGGGGCGCGATGA
- a CDS encoding ubiD operon protein produces the protein MSNHYITAEEHLPDEDLTETTLQITDAETKRIFEARVRIAHDPHELTDPRPLRVVTGPHEDVSEERYVELIDEIASEGIDEDRLRRLAGEQETTSNIVNTRSDDLKVILRYLVESGQYDSTAEALREISFQYLAENRPALLETYEDVRTEFEADPLRRALTDEE, from the coding sequence ATGTCGAACCATTACATCACAGCAGAGGAACATCTGCCCGACGAGGACCTGACGGAGACGACGCTCCAGATCACCGATGCCGAGACGAAGCGGATCTTCGAAGCGCGGGTTCGAATCGCCCACGATCCCCATGAGCTCACCGATCCGCGGCCGCTACGGGTCGTTACCGGACCGCACGAGGACGTCAGCGAGGAACGGTACGTCGAACTCATAGACGAAATCGCCTCGGAGGGAATCGACGAAGACCGCCTCCGTCGGCTCGCGGGCGAGCAGGAAACGACCTCGAACATCGTCAACACTCGATCAGACGACCTCAAAGTGATTCTACGCTATCTCGTCGAATCGGGCCAATACGATTCGACGGCCGAGGCACTCCGGGAAATCTCGTTTCAGTACCTCGCTGAGAATCGACCCGCACTGCTGGAAACGTACGAAGACGTCCGAACCGAGTTCGAGGCCGACCCGCTCCGTCGTGCCCTCACGGACGAGGAATAG
- a CDS encoding cytochrome P450 gives MSFRPDRWTDDFEEELTDHAFIPFGCGRRTCIGREFARLEATLVLATIGQQWTLEWADGDPTITIEPEITTQTKNGLPMRLRQR, from the coding sequence CTGTCATTCCGGCCCGACCGGTGGACAGATGATTTCGAAGAGGAACTCACTGACCACGCGTTCATCCCATTCGGTTGTGGTCGTCGGACGTGTATCGGTCGGGAGTTTGCTCGCCTCGAGGCGACGCTGGTGCTGGCGACGATCGGTCAACAGTGGACTCTCGAATGGGCTGATGGGGACCCGACGATCACAATCGAACCGGAGATCACTACGCAGACAAAGAACGGCCTCCCAATGCGGCTTCGGCAGCGATAG